The following coding sequences lie in one Peribacillus frigoritolerans genomic window:
- the coaA gene encoding type I pantothenate kinase translates to MSSYTPYFEFNREKWASLRNHTPLPLTEEELDNLKGINEEISIVEVEEVYLPLTRLINLHVEASQQLNTATTSFLKTDAKKVPYIIGIAGSVAVGKSTTARLLQTLLSRWDNHRNVGLVTTDGFLYPNDLLEEKGLMKRKGFPESYDTQKLINLIGDLKAGKNKVEVPIYSHLKYDILPNEVQTICNPDILIVEGVNVLQVDKENQVFVSDFFDFSLYVDANVNDIERWYVERFLLLQKTAFQSPESYFHRYINLSKEQAIKQATQIWEEINLKNLHENILPTKGRAKLVLKKGSEHKVENIFLRK, encoded by the coding sequence ATGAGTTCCTATACTCCCTATTTTGAATTCAATCGAGAAAAGTGGGCATCTCTGCGAAACCATACTCCTCTTCCTTTAACAGAAGAAGAATTGGATAACTTAAAAGGAATAAATGAAGAAATATCCATTGTGGAAGTAGAAGAGGTTTATTTGCCCTTGACTCGTTTGATCAATTTACATGTTGAAGCATCTCAGCAGCTTAATACAGCCACCACTTCATTTCTAAAAACTGATGCTAAAAAAGTACCATATATCATTGGAATTGCAGGAAGTGTTGCTGTAGGAAAGAGTACGACAGCAAGGTTGCTTCAGACTTTATTATCTAGATGGGATAATCACAGAAACGTAGGTCTTGTCACTACCGACGGTTTTTTGTACCCAAATGATCTTTTAGAAGAAAAAGGACTCATGAAAAGAAAAGGGTTTCCTGAAAGTTATGATACTCAAAAATTAATTAATCTTATCGGAGATCTAAAAGCAGGAAAAAATAAAGTGGAAGTTCCAATCTACTCACATTTGAAGTATGACATTTTGCCAAATGAAGTGCAGACTATCTGTAATCCGGATATTTTAATCGTGGAAGGTGTTAATGTTCTTCAAGTTGACAAGGAAAACCAAGTATTCGTCAGTGACTTTTTTGATTTCTCACTCTATGTAGATGCAAACGTAAACGACATAGAACGATGGTATGTTGAAAGGTTCCTTTTACTTCAAAAGACCGCATTTCAAAGTCCGGAATCCTATTTTCACCGTTATATTAACTTGTCTAAGGAACAGGCCATTAAACAAGCGACTCAAATTTGGGAAGAAATTAATTTGAAAAATTTACATGAAAATATACTGCCGACTAAAGGACGGGCAAAACTCGTCTTGAAAAAAGGATCAGAACACAAAGTTGAAAATATCTTTTTGCGAAAATAA
- a CDS encoding malate:quinone oxidoreductase, with the protein MSNIQKQTDVILIGGGVMSATLGSLLKELAPEWEIKVFEKLANAGEESSNEWNNAGTGHSALCELNYTSEKSDGSIDISKAIKINEQFQVSLQFWSYLVNCKLIDNPQDFIMPLPHMSMVQGDKNVAFLKKRFEALSKNPLFQGMEFSDDPAKLMEWIPLIMQDRPSNDSIAATKIDYGTDVNFGALTRMLFDHLKTKNVDIKYKHSVDNVKRASDGTWELKVRNVDTGSVERHNAKFVFIGGGGGSLHLLQKSGIPEGKHIGGFPVSGYFMVCNNPEVVAQHHGKVYGKAKVGAPPMSVPHLDTRFIDNKKSLLFGPFAGFSPKFLKTGSMFDLITSVKPNNVLTMLAAGAKEMPLTKYLIQQVMLSKEQRMEELREFIPNAKSEDWELVVAGQRVQVIKDTAEGGKGTLQFGTEVVSASDGSIAALLGASPGASTAVHVMLEVINKCFPQRMKEWEPKIKEMIPSYGESLMENTELLHEIQTSTSETLGLSKKKELVYS; encoded by the coding sequence ATGAGCAACATACAGAAACAAACAGACGTTATCTTAATTGGCGGCGGAGTCATGAGCGCGACTTTGGGATCATTACTGAAAGAGTTAGCACCGGAATGGGAAATCAAAGTATTTGAGAAGCTTGCAAACGCAGGAGAAGAAAGCTCTAACGAATGGAATAATGCGGGTACGGGTCATTCTGCACTGTGCGAGCTTAACTATACATCCGAAAAATCTGACGGATCTATAGATATAAGCAAAGCAATTAAAATTAATGAACAGTTCCAAGTTTCATTGCAGTTTTGGTCGTATCTTGTAAACTGTAAGTTGATTGATAATCCGCAAGACTTTATCATGCCATTGCCTCATATGAGTATGGTACAAGGGGATAAAAATGTAGCGTTCTTAAAGAAACGTTTTGAAGCGCTGTCAAAAAATCCTCTGTTCCAAGGTATGGAGTTTTCCGATGACCCAGCAAAACTGATGGAATGGATTCCACTTATTATGCAAGACCGTCCATCAAATGATTCTATAGCGGCAACAAAAATTGATTACGGTACAGACGTTAACTTTGGTGCTTTGACACGCATGTTGTTTGACCACTTAAAGACTAAAAACGTCGATATCAAATATAAACATAGTGTTGATAATGTTAAACGGGCTAGCGATGGCACATGGGAATTAAAAGTGCGTAATGTCGATACTGGCAGCGTAGAACGCCATAATGCTAAATTCGTCTTTATCGGAGGCGGGGGCGGAAGCTTGCATCTGCTGCAAAAATCCGGTATTCCTGAAGGGAAGCATATCGGCGGATTCCCTGTTAGCGGATACTTCATGGTATGTAATAATCCGGAAGTTGTTGCGCAGCATCATGGAAAAGTATACGGAAAAGCTAAAGTTGGTGCTCCACCAATGTCTGTTCCGCATCTTGATACACGTTTTATCGATAATAAAAAATCGTTGCTATTTGGACCATTTGCGGGCTTCTCTCCGAAGTTCTTAAAAACAGGTTCAATGTTCGATTTAATAACTTCCGTAAAACCGAATAATGTTTTAACTATGTTGGCCGCAGGCGCAAAAGAGATGCCATTGACAAAATACCTGATCCAGCAAGTTATGTTATCGAAGGAACAGCGCATGGAAGAGTTACGAGAGTTCATCCCGAACGCTAAGAGCGAGGATTGGGAATTAGTAGTAGCTGGCCAACGTGTACAAGTCATCAAGGATACTGCTGAAGGCGGCAAAGGTACACTTCAATTTGGTACGGAAGTTGTCAGTGCATCCGATGGCTCGATTGCAGCATTGCTAGGTGCTTCTCCAGGGGCTTCTACTGCTGTTCATGTTATGCTTGAGGTAATTAATAAATGCTTCCCGCAACGTATGAAAGAGTGGGAACCGAAAATTAAAGAAATGATTCCTTCTTATGGAGAGTCACTAATGGAAAATACAGAGCTTCTGCACGAAATTCAAACTTCAACATCAGAGACGCTTGGTCTAAGCAAAAAAAAAGAGTTAGTTTATAGTTAA
- a CDS encoding potassium channel family protein, translating to MMRIKVKKIIYYLIKLRGRIFIPFAILYILVAAYVAFSIEPQTFESYLTSVYWVLTTLATVGFGDYAPVTDLGKAFTIGLYITGIGLVSLFIGKIIKSVYLIEKRKVGGKMKYTGKNHIILIGWSDKSKSALQEIFKSDETIDIVIIDNLEKAPMMEERLFYVRGDATDEETLLRANLPKAKGVIIFADQITQDNYATKDPLLVDGKTLLVATAITAIEEKTNTSIHVTAEVINQKHIRLFERVKVDEFIPTQEMISHAAVRSLFSHGVTHMYSELMSTKYEETMYEIPKQDEWLTYRDAFIDLLNKGATLVADRGDLNINQKLDARIPDDAQLFIICDKETISQINSNAHIRSRNL from the coding sequence ATGATGAGAATTAAGGTAAAAAAAATAATATATTACCTGATTAAATTAAGAGGTAGAATCTTTATACCATTTGCCATTTTATACATATTAGTTGCTGCGTATGTTGCTTTTTCTATTGAGCCACAGACGTTCGAATCATATTTAACCTCAGTTTACTGGGTTCTTACAACGCTTGCTACGGTTGGTTTTGGGGACTATGCACCGGTCACCGATCTTGGAAAAGCATTTACCATTGGTCTTTACATCACGGGCATTGGGCTTGTTAGTCTTTTTATTGGAAAAATCATTAAATCTGTATATCTTATCGAAAAACGTAAAGTTGGTGGAAAAATGAAATATACAGGTAAAAATCATATCATTTTGATTGGTTGGAGTGATAAGTCAAAATCAGCACTCCAAGAAATTTTTAAATCTGATGAAACCATTGATATTGTAATCATTGATAACTTGGAAAAAGCTCCTATGATGGAGGAGCGTCTGTTTTATGTTCGCGGGGATGCCACCGATGAAGAAACATTACTCCGTGCAAATCTGCCTAAAGCAAAAGGCGTTATCATTTTTGCTGACCAAATAACACAAGATAATTATGCTACAAAGGATCCGTTACTTGTCGATGGAAAGACATTATTAGTTGCCACTGCCATAACGGCCATTGAAGAAAAAACAAATACGTCCATCCATGTCACAGCCGAGGTGATCAATCAAAAGCATATTCGTTTATTCGAGCGTGTAAAGGTGGATGAGTTTATTCCTACGCAAGAAATGATTTCCCACGCAGCAGTACGATCATTATTTTCTCATGGAGTCACCCACATGTATTCAGAACTTATGAGCACGAAATATGAGGAAACTATGTATGAGATTCCTAAACAAGATGAATGGCTAACCTATCGTGATGCGTTTATAGATCTTCTTAACAAAGGAGCCACACTGGTAGCGGATCGTGGTGATCTGAACATAAACCAAAAATTAGATGCACGAATTCCTGATGATGCACAGCTTTTCATTATTTGCGATAAAGAGACCATTTCCCAAATAAATTCAAATGCACACATTAGAAGCAGAAATCTTTAG
- a CDS encoding YjiH family protein, whose product MGSPNVATNTKQEKPQIQSTTNILKFIVYSLIGSFMFFIPITINGVSSIPIDHIVTWIKVTLPSAVPIYALIVILLGAVYPFISKSWSKDKVSIVFSFLKVIGAVVAILIYFKIGPEWLMAPSMGPFLFEKLVIPVGLVVPFGALFLALLIGYGLLEFLGVLMQPIMRPIFKTPGRSAVDMVADLAGSYSIGMLITNRLYKEGKYTVKEAAIIATGFSTVSATFMIVVAKTLGLMDIWSLFFWVSLGITYLVTAITVRIWPLNKMSDDYYSDNADPEEVIKEGLLKNAWYSAMVGANNSVSLGRNLWDNLKDGFLMTMSILPSILSVGLISLVLAEYTPVFNLLGYLFYPFTWALQIPEPFLAAKASAIGIAEMFLPALLVVEAPLVTKFIIAVVSVSSILFFSATIPCILSTEIPISITKLIVIWFERTLITLIITAPIAILLL is encoded by the coding sequence ATGGGATCACCAAATGTGGCGACAAATACGAAACAAGAGAAGCCGCAAATTCAATCAACTACTAATATACTGAAGTTTATAGTATATAGTTTAATAGGAAGTTTTATGTTTTTTATTCCTATTACCATAAATGGTGTTTCAAGCATACCAATTGATCATATAGTAACATGGATCAAAGTAACCTTGCCGTCAGCCGTTCCTATTTATGCTCTTATTGTCATTCTATTAGGAGCTGTTTATCCATTTATTTCAAAAAGCTGGAGCAAGGATAAGGTATCAATAGTTTTTTCCTTTTTAAAAGTAATAGGTGCTGTTGTTGCGATCTTAATATATTTCAAGATTGGGCCCGAATGGTTAATGGCCCCAAGTATGGGTCCTTTCCTTTTCGAAAAACTTGTCATACCTGTAGGACTTGTCGTTCCTTTTGGTGCTCTATTTTTGGCGCTTCTCATTGGATACGGGCTTCTCGAATTTTTAGGTGTACTGATGCAGCCAATCATGAGGCCGATATTTAAAACGCCGGGGCGTTCAGCAGTTGATATGGTCGCCGATTTAGCAGGAAGCTACTCCATTGGTATGCTTATTACGAATCGACTATATAAAGAAGGAAAATACACGGTTAAAGAAGCCGCTATTATTGCAACTGGTTTTTCAACCGTTTCAGCAACGTTCATGATCGTTGTAGCAAAAACTCTCGGGCTTATGGACATATGGTCCCTTTTCTTTTGGGTTTCTTTAGGGATAACATACCTTGTCACTGCCATTACCGTACGTATTTGGCCATTAAATAAAATGAGTGACGATTATTATTCGGATAATGCCGATCCAGAAGAGGTTATCAAAGAAGGACTTCTCAAAAATGCCTGGTATAGTGCGATGGTTGGAGCAAACAATTCCGTAAGTCTTGGCAGAAATTTATGGGATAACTTAAAGGACGGTTTTCTTATGACAATGAGCATTCTGCCGTCCATTTTATCGGTTGGTCTCATTAGCCTTGTATTAGCGGAGTATACTCCAGTATTTAATTTACTTGGCTATCTTTTTTACCCATTTACTTGGGCATTGCAAATACCTGAACCATTTTTGGCTGCAAAAGCTTCAGCTATAGGAATTGCAGAAATGTTCCTGCCGGCGCTTCTCGTAGTAGAAGCACCTCTGGTAACTAAGTTCATTATTGCCGTGGTATCTGTATCATCCATATTGTTCTTTTCAGCGACGATCCCTTGTATCCTATCAACCGAAATCCCAATCAGCATTACGAAGTTGATTGTAATCTGGTTTGAACGGACGCTCATCACGTTAATTATTACTGCACCTATCGCAATATTGCTGCTTTAG
- the nikA gene encoding nickel ABC transporter substrate-binding protein: protein MSKRRKSKQVLFISAIVLILSTLLLGCTNESKENSTSNKDSKDMLTLAWPRDIGEMNPHVYNPSQLFATSMIYEPLVSYQDGGELKPHLAESWEISKDGKEYTFNLRQDVKFSDGTSFNAEIVKKNFDTILKNVDLHSWLGFITKVDQTEVIDQNTFKLTLKEPYYPTIQELAVVRPVRFLGDAGFPKDGDTSKGVTKPVGTGPWILEEHKADEYAIFKRNENYWGELPKVKKIKVKIIPDAETRVLAFEKGDLDLIYGEGAISLDAFKQLETTGNYETSISDPVATRQLVMNTKKEQLSDLRVRQALQYGFNKKAMVDGVTSGLEEKADFILPTNFPYTSDIDVTAIDYNVEKAKALLDEAGWKLPKGKNVREKDGKPLEIELMYDSAESIQKAMAETLQSEWAALGVKLNIVGVELTVQIERFKANDFELNFFSNYGAPYDPHTFVNVVGSEGFGFNEAISSYPNRDELLKQIADVPGTTDEKERQELYSTILESLQDQGAIVPISYIKKIAVYQKDVSNFTFPANRDEHPFTGISIEK, encoded by the coding sequence ATGTCAAAAAGAAGAAAAAGCAAACAAGTGTTATTTATATCCGCAATCGTTTTAATTTTATCAACGCTTTTACTTGGATGTACAAATGAATCAAAAGAAAATTCAACTTCAAATAAAGACAGTAAAGACATGCTTACTTTGGCTTGGCCGAGGGATATAGGTGAAATGAATCCGCATGTCTATAATCCTTCTCAATTATTCGCTACATCAATGATATATGAACCTTTGGTTAGCTACCAAGATGGAGGAGAGCTGAAGCCGCATTTAGCTGAATCTTGGGAAATTTCCAAGGATGGGAAGGAATATACGTTCAACCTCCGTCAAGATGTGAAATTTTCTGACGGTACGAGCTTTAATGCTGAAATTGTGAAAAAGAACTTTGATACTATATTGAAAAATGTTGATTTACATAGTTGGTTGGGCTTTATTACGAAAGTGGATCAAACGGAAGTAATTGACCAAAACACATTTAAACTAACATTAAAGGAGCCATATTATCCTACTATTCAAGAGTTAGCCGTCGTTCGTCCAGTCCGATTCTTAGGTGATGCTGGATTCCCTAAAGATGGTGACACTTCTAAAGGTGTTACAAAACCAGTCGGTACAGGCCCATGGATTTTGGAAGAACATAAAGCAGATGAATATGCTATTTTCAAACGCAATGAAAATTATTGGGGTGAACTCCCTAAAGTTAAGAAAATCAAAGTCAAGATCATTCCTGATGCTGAAACCCGTGTTCTTGCTTTTGAAAAAGGTGACCTGGACCTAATTTATGGTGAAGGTGCTATCAGTCTGGATGCTTTCAAACAATTAGAAACAACAGGTAACTATGAGACTAGTATTTCTGATCCGGTTGCGACAAGACAACTAGTTATGAATACGAAGAAAGAACAACTTTCAGATTTACGTGTTCGTCAAGCGTTACAATATGGATTTAATAAAAAAGCAATGGTTGACGGAGTTACTTCTGGGTTGGAAGAGAAGGCAGATTTCATTTTACCGACAAACTTCCCGTATACTTCAGACATTGATGTAACAGCGATTGATTATAATGTCGAAAAAGCAAAAGCTTTATTAGATGAAGCAGGATGGAAGCTTCCAAAAGGAAAAAACGTTCGTGAGAAAGACGGAAAGCCGCTTGAAATCGAGTTAATGTACGACTCTGCAGAATCGATTCAAAAAGCAATGGCCGAAACATTACAATCTGAGTGGGCGGCACTGGGTGTTAAATTAAATATCGTTGGAGTTGAGCTTACGGTACAAATTGAAAGATTCAAAGCTAATGATTTTGAATTGAATTTCTTTAGTAACTATGGCGCTCCATATGATCCACATACTTTCGTAAATGTCGTTGGTTCAGAAGGATTTGGTTTTAACGAAGCCATTTCATCTTATCCGAACAGAGATGAGTTGTTAAAACAAATTGCAGATGTTCCTGGAACAACAGATGAAAAAGAACGTCAAGAACTTTACTCAACCATTTTGGAATCACTGCAAGACCAAGGAGCGATTGTGCCTATTTCTTATATTAAGAAAATAGCTGTTTACCAAAAAGATGTATCTAATTTTACATTCCCTGCTAACCGGGATGAACATCCATTCACAGGAATTAGCATCGAGAAGTAA
- the nikB gene encoding nickel ABC transporter permease subunit NikB: MGTYILKRIMAIIPIFLLATLLTFGMIHLSPVDPAEAYLSAAHIQSTDEILAQKRHEFGLDQPLHVQYVNSIIKICQFDFGISYLSNKPVWDEVTYRMPATIQLALGSIILAILVSVPLGFLAGIKKNSGIDHFSRLLSFFGASIPSFWLGYLLIFFFSVKLDLFPVEGIGTWQHLVLPSVTLALPLIALYTRLLRASVLENLQEPYVLFARTRGIHEKVIMGKHVLRIAISPMITGLGMNLGKLLTGTIIVEAVFSWPGFGRYFIEAIFNRDVPVIQCYVLLAAGLFIFSNLIVDLIQMCIDPRISRKGGQRQ, encoded by the coding sequence ATGGGCACTTATATCTTGAAACGAATTATGGCCATTATTCCCATCTTTCTTTTGGCCACTCTTCTAACGTTTGGAATGATTCACCTTTCACCAGTGGACCCAGCTGAGGCATATTTATCTGCAGCACATATCCAATCTACAGATGAGATATTGGCACAGAAAAGACATGAGTTTGGCTTAGATCAACCCCTCCATGTTCAATATGTAAATTCTATTATTAAGATATGCCAATTTGATTTTGGCATATCTTATCTTTCGAATAAACCTGTTTGGGACGAGGTTACCTATCGAATGCCAGCGACCATTCAGTTAGCTTTAGGTAGCATCATATTAGCTATCCTGGTCAGTGTCCCTCTTGGATTTTTGGCAGGCATAAAGAAAAACAGCGGTATTGACCATTTTAGTCGCCTTCTCTCTTTTTTCGGGGCATCCATCCCCTCTTTTTGGCTTGGTTATTTATTGATTTTTTTCTTTTCTGTTAAACTCGACTTGTTCCCTGTTGAAGGAATTGGGACTTGGCAACATCTGGTTCTCCCTTCCGTTACTTTAGCTTTGCCATTAATAGCCTTGTATACTCGACTATTACGTGCTAGCGTTCTTGAAAATTTACAGGAACCTTATGTCCTTTTTGCTCGCACAAGAGGGATTCATGAAAAAGTCATTATGGGAAAACATGTATTGAGAATAGCCATATCCCCAATGATTACTGGACTGGGGATGAATTTAGGAAAGCTGCTGACTGGAACCATTATCGTCGAAGCGGTTTTTTCCTGGCCAGGATTCGGTCGTTATTTCATTGAAGCTATTTTTAATCGGGATGTTCCGGTCATTCAATGCTATGTGCTTTTAGCAGCGGGACTATTCATTTTTAGCAACTTGATTGTTGACCTTATTCAAATGTGTATCGACCCACGCATCTCCAGAAAAGGAGGGCAACGTCAATGA
- the nikC gene encoding nickel ABC transporter permease subunit NikC has protein sequence MITSLRIMMKSQKVIVLCSIILSFLFIITILAPWIAPNDPIAVNLANKLQPSSFEYPLGTDHLGRCTLSRILYGARISLGFATLIFISSLGIGLIVGTIAGYKGGWVDQVLMRLCDGVMAFPNLLLILGLVGILGPGLKQVILALMLVQWVYYARIFRGMVLSLKEQNYIAAAKISGSSQWKIIKKHIVPNVLPPLAVMGTLEMGWAIMDISAMSFLGLGVQPPTPEWGAMIHEGKSYIRTNPELMLYPGLMIMLVVVTFNLLGEALSERFGVKRR, from the coding sequence ATGATAACAAGTCTTCGTATTATGATGAAAAGTCAGAAAGTGATTGTCCTTTGTTCGATAATATTGAGCTTCCTATTTATCATTACCATCTTGGCTCCTTGGATTGCACCTAATGATCCTATTGCAGTCAATTTAGCTAATAAACTACAGCCCTCTTCCTTTGAGTATCCATTGGGAACTGATCATTTAGGAAGATGTACGTTATCACGCATCTTATATGGAGCTCGCATTTCGTTAGGATTTGCCACATTAATCTTTATCTCATCTTTAGGCATCGGCTTGATTGTTGGAACCATTGCTGGTTATAAAGGTGGATGGGTGGACCAGGTGCTAATGAGACTTTGTGATGGTGTTATGGCATTTCCGAATCTTTTGCTCATTCTTGGACTTGTAGGTATTTTGGGACCTGGCCTTAAACAGGTCATCTTAGCATTGATGCTTGTGCAATGGGTGTATTATGCGAGAATTTTCCGAGGAATGGTACTTAGTCTGAAAGAACAAAACTATATAGCTGCAGCTAAAATAAGCGGTTCTTCTCAATGGAAGATAATAAAGAAACATATCGTTCCAAATGTTCTTCCGCCGCTCGCTGTTATGGGTACATTAGAAATGGGTTGGGCCATCATGGATATATCGGCCATGTCGTTTCTAGGTTTAGGTGTGCAACCCCCTACACCAGAATGGGGAGCAATGATTCATGAAGGGAAATCGTATATTCGGACGAATCCAGAATTAATGCTATATCCAGGTTTGATGATTATGCTCGTTGTCGTCACCTTCAATTTATTAGGCGAAGCGCTATCAGAACGTTTTGGAGTCAAACGTCGTTAA
- the nikD gene encoding nickel import ATP-binding protein NikD, translating to MGTERSNVLKVSDLHVQVKTKDGASTLVQDINFELEKGKVLGLVGESGSGKTVTSMSILQLLDRRTTTIEGSITLQGRELNGLDDKEIREIRGKDIAFIMQNPMNAFTPVFTIGNQFIETIRSHTSLNKKQAKELAIDAMQNVNLPDPAKLLKSYPFQLSGGMLQRVMIAMAACLNPTVIIADEPTTALDVHNQLQVLRHLDKIRSEYGTSILLISHDLGVISEMADDVVVMQHGRIVETANVFELFDNPQHEYTKKLLNARLILNHEEPITHML from the coding sequence TTGGGAACAGAACGATCGAATGTATTAAAAGTGAGCGATCTACATGTACAAGTAAAAACAAAAGATGGTGCTTCCACCCTCGTTCAGGATATTAATTTTGAACTGGAAAAAGGGAAGGTACTGGGGCTTGTTGGGGAAAGTGGGAGTGGTAAAACCGTTACGAGTATGTCCATTCTACAGCTTCTTGATCGGAGAACAACGACCATTGAAGGTAGCATTACCCTCCAAGGACGAGAATTGAATGGTTTAGACGATAAAGAAATACGTGAAATTCGCGGCAAGGATATTGCCTTTATTATGCAAAATCCGATGAATGCATTTACGCCTGTTTTTACAATTGGCAATCAATTTATCGAAACGATTAGGTCTCATACCTCATTGAATAAAAAACAAGCAAAAGAGCTTGCCATCGATGCGATGCAAAATGTAAACCTGCCAGATCCCGCGAAACTATTAAAAAGCTACCCTTTTCAATTGAGTGGAGGTATGCTTCAACGGGTGATGATTGCGATGGCTGCTTGTTTAAATCCTACCGTTATTATTGCTGATGAGCCGACAACTGCACTCGACGTTCATAACCAATTACAAGTACTTCGCCACTTGGATAAAATTCGTTCTGAATATGGAACATCCATTTTACTCATTTCTCATGATTTAGGAGTCATTTCTGAAATGGCAGATGATGTAGTCGTTATGCAACATGGCAGAATTGTAGAAACTGCAAATGTATTTGAATTATTTGATAATCCGCAGCATGAGTATACAAAGAAACTGCTAAATGCCCGCCTTATCTTAAACCATGAAGAACCTATCACCCATATGTTGTGA
- the nikE gene encoding nickel import ATP-binding protein NikE codes for MSLLQVKEVTHSYNSHAFFKWKEHSKKVLTDISLSIDEGTCLGLLGTSGAGKSTLGKVILGLERPQQGQVLFQGHDIYTADKLTRQKIRRDLQVVFQDSYSSVNPRMTAESIIGEPLGNYEKLTVAEQKRTVIELLERVGLSEKDLKKYPHQFSGGQLQRINIARAISLKPLLIVLDESVSSLDMVNQTLILELLSELKKDFGLSYLFITHDIKAAYSISDTLGVLEKGELIELYDSKDQFFSSEHPVIKQMRGSILAEHPRFRSLPTRTN; via the coding sequence ATGAGTTTATTACAAGTAAAAGAAGTAACTCATAGCTATAATTCTCATGCGTTTTTTAAATGGAAAGAGCATTCTAAAAAAGTACTCACTGACATTTCCCTCTCTATAGACGAAGGAACATGTTTAGGACTACTTGGCACGAGTGGAGCTGGAAAAAGTACATTAGGAAAAGTGATCCTTGGCTTAGAACGTCCACAGCAAGGACAGGTTCTGTTTCAAGGGCATGATATCTATACGGCTGATAAGCTTACTCGACAAAAGATACGCCGAGATCTACAAGTCGTCTTTCAGGATTCGTATTCATCTGTCAATCCACGAATGACAGCCGAGAGTATTATAGGCGAGCCATTAGGAAACTATGAAAAACTAACCGTAGCCGAACAAAAAAGAACGGTTATTGAGTTATTGGAAAGAGTGGGCCTAAGTGAAAAGGATTTGAAAAAATACCCACACCAATTTAGCGGTGGACAATTGCAAAGAATTAATATTGCTAGAGCAATCTCTCTTAAGCCACTGCTAATCGTCTTAGACGAATCCGTAAGCAGTCTGGATATGGTTAATCAAACACTAATTTTAGAATTATTAAGTGAGTTGAAAAAAGACTTCGGCTTATCTTATCTTTTTATTACACATGATATTAAAGCGGCCTATTCAATCTCTGATACTTTGGGTGTACTGGAAAAAGGAGAATTAATCGAGCTTTACGATTCTAAGGATCAGTTTTTTTCGTCAGAACATCCTGTCATTAAACAAATGAGAGGCTCTATCCTTGCTGAGCATCCACGTTTTCGTTCTCTTCCGACGAGGACTAACTAG
- a CDS encoding transporter substrate-binding domain-containing protein: MKKLGLLSMFLILTIFISACGTNEEKNAGEEKKPEKVYKVGVDTTYPPFEFKEGNEYKGIDIELINAIAKDQDFKIKLSPMDFGGIIPAMQANQLDVAIAGMSITEERKKVVDFSTPYFDAGLTIVVKKENTSTKTVKDLKGKTIAVKKGTTGAKYAQDNATKLGIKVVQFNDSPAMFQEVANGNADALIEDYPVISYAIAQKDLGLKIVGDRLNGDQYGIAVLKGQNEDLLKKINDGLANLKKDGTYDEIIKTYLGE, encoded by the coding sequence ATGAAGAAACTTGGTTTACTTAGTATGTTTTTGATTCTAACTATCTTTATCTCGGCTTGTGGCACCAATGAAGAAAAAAATGCAGGTGAGGAAAAGAAACCTGAAAAGGTATATAAAGTTGGTGTGGATACGACTTATCCTCCTTTTGAATTTAAAGAGGGGAACGAATATAAAGGCATTGATATTGAATTGATCAATGCAATCGCAAAAGACCAGGATTTTAAAATCAAATTGTCTCCAATGGATTTCGGCGGAATCATCCCGGCTATGCAAGCCAATCAGCTTGATGTGGCCATTGCGGGAATGAGCATTACAGAGGAAAGAAAAAAGGTAGTGGATTTCTCAACACCGTATTTTGATGCAGGATTAACGATAGTTGTTAAAAAAGAGAATACAAGTACTAAAACTGTTAAAGATCTTAAAGGAAAAACCATAGCAGTGAAAAAAGGGACAACCGGTGCTAAATATGCACAGGATAATGCTACGAAACTAGGAATTAAAGTTGTTCAATTCAATGATAGTCCAGCGATGTTCCAGGAAGTGGCCAACGGCAACGCCGATGCCCTTATAGAAGATTACCCGGTTATCTCCTATGCGATCGCCCAAAAAGATCTTGGGTTGAAAATCGTAGGTGACCGTTTGAATGGTGACCAATATGGAATTGCTGTATTGAAAGGGCAAAACGAGGATTTATTGAAGAAAATAAATGATGGTCTTGCCAATCTTAAAAAAGACGGCACGTATGATGAAATTATAAAAACGTATCTTGGTGAATAA